In Flavobacterium okayamense, a single window of DNA contains:
- a CDS encoding serine hydrolase domain-containing protein — protein MKKLVLLLSVLFSTVIFSQDRFEKIDEYLNYLYENNKFMGSLCIREGENVVFNKAYGYTDVNKNIEADRTTKYKIGSITKTFTSVMILQLIEERKLRLDTKLKRYFPKVAKADSISISDLLYQRTGIPDYINHDSLTTAELSAPNLKEAIYKKIENYQLRFSPGSKFEYSNSNYYLLGGIIEKITGKSFGENLQDRIVKKAELLNTYYKPSNTDTSVKESYSFIYNGTNWEQMPEWKNEVAFAAGAIISTPADLTRFMSNLFEGNLLNKKSLEIMTTLKEGYGAGLLQAPFGDRKFFTHTGGIENFRSVVGYNIPEKMGIGLIVNGDNYSRNDIMIGVLSIYYKLPFPFPSFEKISRELIEKYSGTYSSDQLPMKISVFEKDGELLAQATGQTSFPLTLKDEKTFVFAGAGIEMVFEENAFTLKQGGMNFKFKKD, from the coding sequence ATGAAAAAACTTGTATTACTTCTTAGTGTACTTTTTTCAACAGTAATCTTTTCACAAGATCGCTTTGAAAAAATCGATGAATATTTAAATTACCTATACGAAAACAATAAGTTTATGGGTAGCTTATGTATTCGTGAAGGAGAAAATGTTGTTTTTAACAAAGCGTACGGTTATACTGATGTAAATAAAAATATTGAAGCTGATAGAACTACGAAATATAAAATTGGTTCCATAACCAAAACATTTACTTCGGTTATGATTTTACAATTAATCGAAGAGCGTAAACTACGCTTAGACACTAAACTAAAAAGGTATTTTCCTAAAGTAGCTAAAGCTGACAGTATTTCTATTTCCGATTTATTGTATCAAAGAACTGGAATTCCGGATTACATCAATCATGATAGTTTAACAACTGCAGAATTAAGTGCACCAAACTTAAAAGAGGCAATTTATAAGAAAATTGAAAACTATCAATTAAGGTTTTCACCTGGAAGTAAATTTGAATATAGTAACTCTAACTATTATCTACTTGGAGGTATTATTGAAAAAATTACAGGTAAGTCTTTTGGCGAAAACCTTCAAGACAGAATAGTAAAAAAAGCTGAATTACTTAATACATATTACAAACCTTCAAATACCGATACGTCGGTTAAAGAAAGTTACTCCTTTATTTATAATGGAACAAATTGGGAGCAAATGCCGGAATGGAAAAATGAAGTTGCTTTTGCGGCAGGAGCAATTATTTCAACACCTGCAGACCTTACTCGATTTATGTCAAATCTTTTTGAAGGCAATCTTTTAAATAAAAAATCATTAGAAATAATGACAACTTTAAAAGAAGGTTATGGTGCAGGTCTATTACAAGCCCCTTTTGGTGATCGTAAATTCTTTACTCATACTGGTGGAATTGAAAATTTTCGCTCAGTTGTTGGATACAATATACCCGAAAAAATGGGAATTGGTTTAATTGTTAATGGAGATAATTACAGTAGAAACGATATAATGATTGGCGTTTTAAGCATCTATTATAAACTTCCTTTTCCATTTCCTAGTTTTGAAAAAATTAGTCGTGAATTAATCGAAAAATATTCTGGCACCTATTCTTCAGATCAGTTACCTATGAAAATAAGTGTATTTGAAAAAGATGGCGAGCTTTTAGCACAAGCTACTGGTCAAACTTCTTTTCCATTAACATTAAAAGATGAGAAAACATTTGTTTTTGCAGGTGCAGGAATTGAAATGGTTTTTGAAGAAAATGCATTTACCTTAAAACAAGGTGGAATGAATTTTAAATTCAAAAAAGATTAA
- a CDS encoding SdpI family protein, translating to MTTLRKELPYILIALIPFIYLAFIWNNLPETVPMHWNGKGEIDRYGSKNELWSMTSMLSGLGYFLFLIIPKIDPKGKLSKMGNKLDNLRLMMALFMSALSMFIIYSVQQAESKPTFIFALIGLLFAGLGNYFKTIKPNYFIGIKTPWTLENEEVWKKTHLFGGKLWFAGGLLIFILSLIIPNVYSFYVLMTVTVIISIIPIIYSYLKFKKLKT from the coding sequence ATGACAACTCTAAGAAAAGAACTTCCGTACATTTTAATTGCTTTAATCCCATTTATCTATTTGGCATTTATTTGGAATAATTTACCGGAAACTGTTCCTATGCACTGGAATGGAAAAGGAGAAATTGATCGCTATGGTTCAAAAAATGAATTATGGAGTATGACTTCTATGTTATCTGGCTTAGGCTACTTTTTGTTTTTGATTATTCCAAAAATTGACCCAAAAGGAAAACTTTCTAAAATGGGAAATAAATTAGATAATTTAAGATTAATGATGGCTCTATTTATGTCGGCATTATCTATGTTTATAATTTACAGTGTTCAACAAGCAGAATCGAAACCAACATTTATTTTTGCATTAATTGGCTTACTTTTTGCAGGTTTAGGAAATTATTTTAAAACCATTAAACCAAATTATTTTATTGGAATTAAAACCCCTTGGACATTAGAAAATGAAGAAGTTTGGAAAAAAACACATTTATTTGGTGGTAAATTATGGTTTGCTGGCGGATTGTTAATTTTTATTTTAAGCCTAATAATTCCAAATGTTTATTCGTTTTATGTATTAATGACTGTAACAGTAATTATATCAATTATACCAATTATATATTCGTATTTAAAATTTAAAAAATTAAAAACATAA
- a CDS encoding autorepressor SdpR family transcription factor: MNTIFKALNDETRREILELLRKSDMTAGEIADHFNISKPSISHHLDLLKQADLVTSDKQGQFIIYSLNTTIVDDILKWLLTLKKQK, from the coding sequence ATGAATACCATTTTTAAAGCATTAAACGACGAAACACGAAGGGAAATTTTAGAACTCCTTCGTAAAAGCGATATGACTGCTGGCGAAATTGCAGATCATTTTAATATTTCAAAACCTAGTATTTCTCATCATTTAGATTTATTAAAACAAGCTGATTTAGTAACGAGCGACAAACAAGGACAATTTATTATCTACTCACTCAACACTACAATTGTAGACGACATTTTAAAATGGTTACTAACATTAAAAAAACAAAAATGA
- the polA gene encoding DNA polymerase I has protein sequence MSQKRLFLLDAYALIFRGYYAFIKNPRINSKGMDTSAIMGFMNSLMDVIRREKPDHLAVAFDKGGSDYRLEMFQEYKANRDETPEAIKIAVPYIQELLKAMHIPIMEKAGFEADDLIGTLAKQAEKQGYQVFMVTPDKDFAQLVSENIFMYRPARMGNDIEIWGIPEVQAKFEVENPLQVIDFLAMMGDAVDNIPGLPGVGEKTAKKFLAQYGSIEKLLESTHELKGKMKENIEANKEKGILSKKLATILLDCPVEFDEKDFELSKPDVEKTDAIFQELEFRQMKTQFDKLFGSGKEYDEIDTNGNGNTAEPAKKGTPKKSAENQMDLFGFSDEEETPTNSFYATLESTEHFYQIVQGDLGLKLFLQNLEKQTSVCFDTETTGIDALNAELVGIAFSWEKGKGFYVPFPENQEEAKALAEKFAPFFSNENIEKIGQNMKYDIKIMANYGIEIKGNLFDTMIAHYLINPDMRHNMDVLSETYLKYSPKPIETLIGKKGKNQLSMRQVEIEAVKEYAVEDADITLQLKQHFHPILERVGTKKLFDEIEIPLVEVLAAMEREGIRLDVDFLKAMSTDMAKEITAFEQKIYEEAGETFNLASPKQLGDILFDKLKIGGSKPKKTKTGQYATGEEVLSYLAKDNEIVQHILEWRQMVKLQNTYVEALPNQVDAKTKRVHTDYMQTVAATGRLSSNNPNLQNIPIRTERGRQIRKAFIARDENYTLLAADYSQIELRIIAALSGEENMIKAFQNHEDIHRSTAAKVFNVALEEVTKEQRSNAKTVNFGIIYGVSAFGLSNQTDLTRSESAALIDAYYKTYPRLKAYIQEQIEFAREHGYVETVSGRRRYLKDINSANAVVRGAAERNAVNAPIQGSAADIIKIAMINIHKRLKTENWKSKMLLQVHDELVFDVHNSELEKIKPMIQHEMENAFKLEVPLVVDMGEGKNWLEAH, from the coding sequence ATGTCACAAAAACGATTATTTCTACTCGATGCTTACGCTTTAATTTTTAGAGGATATTACGCTTTTATCAAAAACCCAAGAATCAACTCAAAAGGAATGGACACATCTGCTATTATGGGGTTTATGAATTCTTTGATGGACGTAATTCGCCGTGAAAAACCAGATCATTTAGCGGTTGCATTCGACAAAGGTGGAAGTGATTATCGTTTAGAAATGTTTCAAGAATATAAAGCCAATCGTGACGAAACACCTGAAGCAATCAAAATTGCCGTTCCATATATTCAAGAATTATTAAAAGCCATGCATATTCCTATTATGGAAAAAGCAGGTTTTGAAGCTGACGACTTGATTGGAACACTTGCTAAACAAGCTGAAAAACAAGGTTACCAAGTTTTTATGGTAACTCCTGATAAAGATTTTGCTCAGTTAGTTTCCGAAAATATTTTTATGTATCGCCCAGCTCGAATGGGCAATGATATTGAAATTTGGGGAATTCCTGAAGTTCAAGCAAAATTTGAAGTTGAAAATCCATTACAAGTAATCGACTTTTTAGCGATGATGGGTGATGCTGTCGATAACATTCCTGGCTTACCTGGAGTTGGTGAAAAAACAGCCAAGAAATTCCTAGCGCAATATGGTTCCATCGAAAAACTTTTAGAAAGCACACACGAACTAAAAGGGAAAATGAAGGAGAATATTGAAGCCAATAAAGAAAAAGGAATTCTTTCTAAAAAACTGGCTACTATCTTACTCGATTGTCCAGTTGAATTTGATGAGAAAGATTTTGAACTTTCTAAACCCGATGTAGAGAAAACCGATGCGATTTTCCAAGAATTGGAATTCCGTCAAATGAAAACTCAATTCGACAAACTTTTTGGTTCGGGTAAAGAATATGATGAAATTGACACTAATGGTAATGGGAATACCGCCGAACCAGCTAAAAAAGGAACTCCAAAAAAATCAGCAGAAAATCAAATGGACTTATTTGGTTTTAGTGATGAAGAAGAAACACCAACAAATTCTTTTTATGCAACTTTAGAATCAACCGAACATTTTTACCAAATCGTGCAAGGTGATTTAGGTTTGAAATTATTTCTTCAAAATTTAGAAAAGCAAACTTCCGTTTGTTTTGATACGGAAACTACAGGAATTGACGCTTTAAATGCAGAATTGGTTGGAATTGCATTTTCATGGGAAAAAGGAAAAGGGTTTTACGTTCCGTTCCCAGAAAACCAAGAAGAAGCAAAAGCTTTAGCTGAAAAATTTGCTCCGTTTTTCTCTAATGAAAATATTGAGAAAATTGGTCAAAACATGAAGTATGATATTAAAATCATGGCCAATTACGGAATTGAAATCAAAGGAAATTTGTTCGACACCATGATTGCGCATTATTTGATTAATCCCGATATGCGTCATAATATGGATGTGTTGAGCGAAACGTACTTGAAATATTCACCTAAACCTATCGAAACCTTAATTGGTAAAAAAGGAAAGAATCAGTTATCCATGCGTCAGGTTGAAATAGAAGCTGTAAAAGAATATGCGGTTGAAGATGCCGATATAACCTTGCAATTAAAACAACACTTTCACCCTATTTTAGAACGCGTAGGCACCAAAAAATTATTTGACGAAATTGAAATTCCATTGGTTGAAGTTTTAGCTGCCATGGAGCGTGAAGGTATTCGTTTAGATGTCGATTTCTTAAAAGCAATGTCAACCGATATGGCGAAAGAAATTACCGCTTTTGAACAAAAAATATATGAAGAAGCCGGTGAAACGTTCAACTTGGCTTCACCAAAACAATTAGGTGATATTTTATTTGACAAACTTAAAATTGGCGGAAGCAAACCAAAAAAAACGAAAACAGGTCAATATGCAACGGGAGAAGAAGTACTAAGTTATTTAGCCAAAGACAATGAAATTGTGCAACATATTTTAGAATGGCGCCAAATGGTGAAATTACAGAACACCTATGTAGAAGCGCTACCCAACCAAGTAGATGCTAAAACCAAACGCGTTCATACCGATTATATGCAAACGGTTGCTGCAACAGGTCGTTTGAGTTCTAATAATCCAAACTTACAGAATATTCCGATTCGTACCGAACGTGGTCGTCAAATTCGTAAAGCTTTTATAGCTCGTGACGAAAATTACACCTTGTTAGCGGCCGATTATTCTCAAATTGAATTACGCATTATTGCCGCTTTATCGGGTGAAGAAAATATGATTAAAGCCTTTCAAAATCATGAGGATATTCACCGAAGCACCGCTGCAAAAGTTTTCAATGTGGCTTTAGAAGAAGTTACCAAAGAACAACGTAGCAATGCCAAAACAGTAAACTTCGGAATTATTTATGGTGTATCAGCTTTCGGATTGAGTAATCAAACTGATTTAACAAGAAGCGAAAGTGCGGCTTTAATTGATGCGTATTACAAAACCTATCCAAGATTGAAAGCCTACATTCAAGAACAAATTGAATTTGCTCGTGAACATGGTTATGTGGAAACGGTTTCGGGTAGACGTCGTTATTTAAAAGATATCAATTCAGCAAATGCTGTAGTTCGTGGCGCTGCTGAACGAAATGCTGTAAACGCACCTATTCAAGGAAGTGCTGCTGATATTATCAAAATTGCGATGATTAACATTCACAAACGATTGAAAACTGAAAATTGGAAATCGAAAATGTTACTACAAGTACACGATGAGCTTGTTTTTGACGTTCATAATAGTGAATTAGAAAAAATAAAACCAATGATTCAACACGAAATGGAAAATGCTTTTAAACTTGAAGTTCCTTTAGTAGTTGATATGGGAGAAGGCAAAAACTGGCTGGAAGCGCATTGA
- a CDS encoding metallophosphoesterase, which yields MLRWIIPILLFGLVEYYSFQTIKTVTRSKWILAIYVTTSMVFIVYLLYFFMTHERGQGQNKQTLWTMGFFLLIYLPKIILTLVLVTEDIFRVIQGTISHFMGYTDKSEFLPARRKFISQVALGLAAIPFTSLLYGITLGKYNFKVKNKTLFFPDLPESFDGTTITQISDIHSGSFDDREKIEYAINLINEQQSDLVLFTGDIVNTHAKEMLPWIDVFKKIHNPVLGKYSVLGNHDYGEYFHWDSQSDKDKNFDEIKGLHTQIDFKLLLNENVELKKGNDSIKLIGVENWGIHFKKVGDLVKASEGVAKEDFKILMSHDPSHWENEIKHHENNYHLTLSGHTHGFQFGIEIPGWLKWSPVQYVYKQWAGLYENMGRYVYVNRGFGFHAYPGRVGIMPEITVIELKKGEKVV from the coding sequence ATGCTCCGTTGGATTATTCCCATTCTATTATTTGGATTAGTTGAATACTACTCTTTTCAAACCATAAAAACGGTAACACGTTCAAAATGGATTTTGGCAATTTATGTCACAACTTCAATGGTTTTTATTGTGTACTTGTTGTATTTTTTCATGACTCATGAAAGAGGTCAAGGCCAAAATAAGCAAACACTTTGGACAATGGGATTCTTTCTATTAATTTACTTGCCCAAGATAATTTTGACATTAGTTTTGGTTACTGAAGATATTTTTAGAGTAATCCAAGGAACTATTTCTCATTTTATGGGTTATACAGATAAAAGTGAGTTTTTACCTGCAAGAAGAAAATTTATCAGTCAAGTTGCTTTAGGATTAGCAGCCATTCCTTTTACTTCTTTATTGTATGGGATAACCCTAGGAAAATACAATTTCAAAGTAAAAAATAAAACACTTTTCTTTCCTGATTTACCTGAAAGTTTTGATGGAACAACAATTACTCAGATTTCGGATATTCACAGTGGTAGTTTTGATGACCGCGAAAAAATTGAATATGCAATTAATTTAATAAACGAACAACAATCAGATTTGGTTTTGTTTACTGGAGATATTGTGAATACACATGCAAAAGAAATGCTCCCTTGGATAGATGTTTTTAAAAAAATTCACAATCCTGTTTTAGGTAAATATTCGGTTCTAGGAAATCATGACTATGGAGAATATTTTCATTGGGATTCGCAGAGTGATAAAGATAAAAATTTTGATGAAATAAAGGGTTTACACACTCAAATTGATTTTAAGTTGTTACTTAATGAAAATGTTGAATTGAAAAAGGGTAATGATTCAATCAAGTTGATTGGTGTTGAGAATTGGGGAATACATTTTAAAAAAGTAGGTGATTTAGTAAAAGCATCAGAAGGCGTGGCTAAAGAAGATTTTAAAATTTTAATGAGTCATGACCCTAGTCATTGGGAAAATGAAATAAAACATCATGAAAATAATTACCATTTAACACTTTCGGGGCATACCCATGGTTTTCAATTTGGTATTGAAATTCCAGGTTGGTTAAAATGGAGTCCAGTTCAATATGTTTACAAGCAGTGGGCAGGGTTGTATGAAAATATGGGTAGATACGTTTATGTTAATAGAGGTTTTGGTTTTCATGCTTATCCTGGTAGGGTTGGAATTATGCCTGAAATTACCGTAATTGAACTAAAAAAGGGTGAAAAAGTAGTTTAA
- a CDS encoding thioredoxin family protein: MSKFGELINAQVPVLIDFFTEWDSPSTAMNDVIRDVAAALGDKARVIKIDVDKNRELAEALRVKGLPTLMIYKSGQMVWRQSGEMDANTLIALVQDQA, from the coding sequence ATGTCAAAATTTGGAGAGTTAATCAATGCACAAGTTCCTGTTCTAATTGACTTTTTTACAGAATGGGATTCGCCTTCTACGGCAATGAATGATGTTATTCGTGATGTTGCTGCTGCTTTAGGTGATAAAGCTCGTGTTATAAAAATTGATGTTGATAAAAACCGAGAACTTGCAGAAGCACTTCGTGTAAAAGGGTTACCAACATTAATGATTTATAAATCGGGTCAAATGGTTTGGCGTCAAAGTGGTGAGATGGATGCAAATACTTTAATTGCATTAGTTCAAGATCAGGCCTAA
- a CDS encoding polysaccharide deacetylase family protein, whose product MNWVKTHKFIPFLFPKYIWKINNSTNKVYLTFDDGPIPIVTEWVLDVLKTENIKATFFCIGENIQKHPEVFKRIVNEGHNIGNHTYNHLNGWETKNETYLDNFDMCKQLIKTSNIFRPPYGKISPLQAKKILQKKHKIIMWDVLSYDFGNKISSEKCLNNVVKNTESGSIIVFHDSIKAEQNLRYALPKAITYLKEKGFEFDVIS is encoded by the coding sequence ATGAATTGGGTTAAAACACATAAATTCATTCCTTTTTTATTTCCAAAGTATATTTGGAAAATAAACAATTCTACTAACAAAGTATACTTAACTTTTGATGATGGACCAATTCCAATTGTAACTGAATGGGTACTAGATGTTTTAAAAACTGAAAATATAAAAGCTACTTTTTTCTGTATTGGAGAAAATATACAAAAACATCCTGAAGTTTTTAAAAGAATAGTGAATGAAGGTCATAACATTGGAAATCATACATATAATCATTTAAATGGGTGGGAGACAAAAAACGAAACGTATTTGGATAATTTTGACATGTGCAAACAATTAATAAAAACTTCAAATATATTTCGCCCGCCTTATGGCAAAATATCTCCTTTACAAGCAAAAAAAATACTTCAAAAAAAACATAAAATAATAATGTGGGATGTTTTGAGCTATGATTTTGGTAACAAAATAAGCTCAGAGAAATGTTTAAATAATGTTGTGAAAAATACCGAATCAGGTAGTATAATAGTATTTCATGACAGCATTAAAGCTGAACAAAACTTACGTTATGCTCTACCTAAGGCAATAACTTATTTAAAAGAAAAAGGATTTGAATTTGACGTAATTTCTTAG
- a CDS encoding glycosyltransferase family 117 protein, protein MTSFNFNKWNTILGWISFAIALITFSLTVEPTISFWDCSEYIATSSNLELGHPPGAPLFQMIGAFFSMFTTDVTQVALMVNMMSVLSSAFTILFMFWSLTLLLKRVVASNDNSKESQIMILSGAFIASLAFTFTDTFWYSAVEAEVYAMATFFIALLFWLGLRWEQAINTPKGNRWLLLISFVSGLAFGVHLMALLTIPSIILLYLFKTSENITLKKGVIFTGISVGILLIIYGMLIPFVLELFGRTEIFAVNTLGLPFNSGEILALIILIGMFYFGLNYTRKKGYVKLNTLILCIAFILIGFSNWMMLPIRANANPPINENKPSDAAAILAYYNREQYGNNSLLYGPQFSDTYSGLDEKNPYLDAKPIYERDYKLGKYIVTNNFKNAVQNTDDNHKGFLPRMWSNDHNVNYMKFTEALDFRIHPDYADEQELVEIVSQFRSAFKQGKLDLEDYDSFLKTYSDYLIVEKPSFVNNIKFMFQYQFGSMYWRYLMWNFVGRQSDNQWKGDNLDGNWISGIKLFDEARLGSQDNLTSDMLNNKGRNTYFFLPFILAIIGIIFHIKRDVKSFYVLLILFLFTGLALKVYLNERPFEPRERDYALVGSFFAFAMWIGFGVYSLYEGIKRYLQPKVTVPIVLTISMLTAPVLLAKENWDDHDRSNKYTALNVAKAYLDSCEKNAILFTIGDNDTFPLWYLQEVERYRTDVRIVNTSLFMTDWYIDQMKRKAWDSEPVPISFTRDQYKGSNRDYSFLIERTKDSISLNELIQFMSLDDERAKVEMRNGRWLNYFPTNKIYIPIDKNNIIKNKVVSPKYYDSIVPAIEFKIKGDALYKNRLMMLDIVNQNNWERPMYFTGGSFGEDDYLWMKDYLELDGMCFKLVPIKTSQKGSPNPLEMGQIDSDKMYNIVMNWQWGNSGTDKIYYDPETRKNGISFRTNLARLMETLIQEDKKDKAEKIIELAMEKMPIDKFDYYTLVEPFAQGYYEIGKKDKARNILTKLATKYQEELTFYNGMSANDIYDYRHDIASTIQRYRSLLNYMKEANDVDFYKQEKVKFNNYFTLINKNDRMLERFGLELE, encoded by the coding sequence ATGACATCATTTAACTTTAACAAATGGAATACCATTCTAGGGTGGATATCTTTTGCTATTGCTTTAATAACTTTTTCTTTAACGGTGGAACCTACCATCAGTTTTTGGGACTGCAGCGAATATATTGCTACTTCATCAAACTTAGAATTAGGTCACCCTCCAGGAGCTCCTCTATTTCAAATGATTGGAGCATTCTTTTCGATGTTTACCACAGATGTTACTCAAGTAGCCCTAATGGTAAACATGATGTCAGTTCTCTCTAGTGCTTTTACAATTTTATTTATGTTTTGGTCACTAACACTTCTTTTAAAACGTGTTGTAGCCTCAAATGATAATTCAAAAGAAAGTCAAATTATGATATTATCTGGGGCTTTTATAGCTTCTTTAGCTTTTACATTTACTGACACTTTTTGGTATAGTGCTGTTGAAGCAGAAGTATATGCAATGGCAACATTTTTTATTGCATTATTGTTTTGGCTTGGCTTACGCTGGGAACAAGCAATCAACACTCCAAAAGGAAATAGATGGCTATTACTAATCTCTTTTGTTAGCGGATTAGCATTTGGCGTTCACTTAATGGCCTTATTAACAATACCTTCTATAATTCTTTTGTATTTATTTAAAACATCTGAGAATATTACACTTAAAAAGGGTGTAATTTTTACAGGAATTAGTGTTGGAATTCTCTTAATAATCTATGGAATGTTAATTCCATTCGTTTTAGAATTGTTTGGACGCACTGAAATATTCGCTGTCAATACATTAGGCCTTCCTTTTAATTCTGGCGAGATATTAGCACTAATCATTTTGATAGGAATGTTCTATTTTGGATTAAATTATACAAGAAAGAAAGGCTATGTAAAACTAAATACTTTAATACTTTGTATTGCTTTTATTTTAATTGGTTTTTCAAACTGGATGATGTTACCAATTCGTGCCAATGCCAATCCTCCAATTAATGAAAACAAACCTTCGGATGCAGCTGCAATTTTAGCATATTATAACCGTGAACAATACGGAAACAATAGCCTATTATATGGACCTCAATTTTCAGACACTTATTCTGGATTAGATGAAAAAAATCCTTATTTAGACGCAAAACCAATCTATGAAAGAGACTACAAACTAGGTAAGTATATAGTAACCAACAACTTTAAAAACGCTGTACAAAATACCGATGATAATCATAAAGGATTTTTACCTAGAATGTGGAGCAATGATCATAATGTAAATTACATGAAATTTACTGAAGCTCTAGATTTCAGAATCCACCCAGATTATGCAGACGAACAAGAGTTAGTCGAAATTGTTTCTCAATTTAGAAGCGCTTTCAAACAAGGTAAATTAGATTTAGAAGATTACGATAGTTTTTTAAAAACATATAGTGATTACTTAATTGTTGAAAAACCTTCATTTGTTAACAATATAAAATTCATGTTTCAATATCAGTTTGGAAGCATGTATTGGCGTTACTTAATGTGGAATTTTGTTGGAAGACAAAGCGACAACCAATGGAAAGGTGATAATCTTGACGGAAATTGGATTAGTGGAATTAAACTTTTCGACGAAGCTAGATTAGGTTCACAAGACAACTTAACATCCGATATGTTAAACAACAAAGGTAGGAACACTTATTTCTTCTTGCCTTTTATCTTGGCCATTATCGGAATTATTTTTCATATTAAAAGAGACGTAAAGAGTTTTTATGTGCTTTTAATATTATTCTTATTTACTGGTTTAGCATTAAAAGTTTACTTAAACGAACGTCCTTTTGAACCAAGAGAACGTGATTATGCTTTAGTAGGTTCTTTCTTTGCTTTTGCAATGTGGATAGGTTTTGGAGTGTATTCATTATATGAAGGCATTAAAAGATATTTACAACCTAAAGTTACTGTACCAATAGTATTAACAATATCGATGTTAACAGCTCCAGTACTACTAGCTAAAGAAAATTGGGACGATCATGATCGTTCAAATAAATATACAGCTCTTAATGTAGCAAAAGCTTATTTAGATTCTTGTGAGAAAAATGCAATTTTATTCACAATTGGAGACAACGATACTTTCCCTTTATGGTATTTACAAGAAGTTGAACGCTACAGAACTGATGTTAGAATTGTAAACACAAGTTTGTTTATGACTGATTGGTATATTGACCAAATGAAACGCAAAGCTTGGGATTCAGAACCAGTGCCAATTTCTTTTACAAGAGATCAATACAAAGGAAGCAACAGAGATTATAGTTTCTTAATTGAACGTACAAAAGACTCAATTTCACTTAATGAATTAATTCAGTTCATGTCATTAGATGACGAACGCGCAAAAGTTGAAATGAGAAATGGAAGATGGCTAAACTATTTCCCAACTAATAAAATTTACATTCCAATTGATAAAAATAACATCATCAAAAATAAAGTTGTTTCTCCAAAGTATTATGACTCTATAGTTCCTGCAATAGAATTTAAAATTAAAGGTGATGCATTATACAAAAATCGTCTAATGATGCTAGACATAGTAAACCAAAACAATTGGGAACGCCCAATGTATTTTACAGGAGGAAGCTTTGGCGAGGACGATTACTTATGGATGAAAGACTATTTAGAGTTAGATGGAATGTGTTTTAAATTAGTTCCTATAAAAACATCGCAAAAAGGAAGTCCAAATCCTCTTGAAATGGGACAAATTGATAGCGACAAAATGTATAACATTGTTATGAATTGGCAATGGGGTAATAGTGGAACTGATAAAATCTATTATGATCCAGAAACTCGTAAAAATGGAATTTCATTTAGAACAAATTTAGCGCGTTTAATGGAAACACTAATTCAAGAAGACAAAAAAGATAAAGCTGAAAAAATTATTGAATTAGCTATGGAAAAAATGCCAATTGACAAATTCGATTATTATACTTTAGTTGAACCTTTTGCACAAGGTTATTACGAAATAGGTAAGAAAGATAAAGCAAGAAATATTTTAACCAAATTAGCTACAAAATACCAAGAAGAATTAACTTTCTATAATGGCATGTCAGCCAATGATATTTATGATTATAGACATGATATAGCAAGTACTATTCAGAGATATAGAAGTTTATTAAATTATATGAAAGAAGCTAACGATGTCGATTTCTATAAACAAGAAAAAGTAAAATTCAACAATTACTTTACACTAATAAACAAGAATGATAGGATGTTAGAACGATTTGGTTTAGAATTAGAATAA